A genome region from Crossiella equi includes the following:
- a CDS encoding type I polyketide synthase: MADPDKLREYLRMASAELHTLRARVRELETPEPVAVIGTACRYPGGVRTLADLWRVVEDGVDTTGEFPTDRGWRSTGRGAFLDDAAAFDPAFFGVSPLEAKGLDPQQRLALELSWEALEDAGIVPDSLRGGPVGVYLGAAYQGYDTLAEDASEVLFGNLSSVISGRVAYTLGLSGPVLTVDTACSSSLVAVHLACTALRRGECDTALAGGVSVQVLAELFTEFARQQGLSADGRCRAFAEQADGTGFAEGAGVLVLRRLSDVGHEDRVLALLRGSAVNSDGASNGLTAPSRPAQERVIRAALADAGLSTSDIDLVEGHGTGTKLGDPIEIGALAATYGSRGDGRPVWLGSVKSNLGHTQAAAGVAGVLKVIAALREGLLPQSLHAEQPTGRAEWGGVRLLSQARPWPELDRPRRAGVSAFGASGTNAHVIVEQAPARTAAPEVIDPAVLPFVLSGRTAADVRAQAERLRAHVEAAPGLSLSALARSLVVSRTVFDHRTTVVAHDRAELLALLTACAQGEPHAQVVTGQAFTEKAPVFVFPGQGSQWLGMGLALWEQSPEFAASMTACAQAFAAHVDWDLRTVLADADQLARVDVVQPALFAVLVSLAQVWRAHGVAPGAVVGHSQGEIAAAHVAGALSLEDAARVVCLRSRLIAQRLAGLGGMASVPLPLAEAQRLAEPHGLSVAAVNGPASIVLAGPAEGIAALVAADERVRRIDVDYASHSAYVEEIREELLEVLAPIRPRTGTVPLYSAVTGKPVDGTGLDARYWFTNLRQRVDFAGAVAALSADGFDVFAELSPHPVLTTAVEHTVTESAPDSPVATTGTLRRDAGGTTQLLQSLAVLHAAGCPVDLSRAWPEGTPLVPLPTYAFAHERYWLEGRRTSGDPASVGLTATGHPLLGAATHLPSAGRTVLSGSLSPATLPWLADHEVHGSVLLPGAAFVELAVRAGDEVDRPVLAELTVHAPLVLPGGGAVAVQVAVDGEGHAQIHSRTGEGSWTHHADAVLTAEPVPAAELTWPPAGEAVDTGAFYDTLAADGLRYGPAFQGVRAVWRSGNELYAEVALPEQVTEGGYVLHPALLDAALQVVAFGAGERGRAVLPFAWTGVTAHAQGARALRVRITVRDNGDLALTATDPGGRPVLTVGALRSRPVNPGQLGGTADLLSTVDWQPVAAGTGEPVPHTVHEARTGTPLEVATDVLAAVQDWLAVDRGEALLVVLTRGAVEPVTDPAQAAAWGLVRAAQAEHPGRLLLVDADGPGLDWLPRAVATGEPQLAVRAGAFLAPRLVPAESTGGFPAVPEGGAVVVTGGTGGLGALVARHLATEHGVRHLVLLSRTGQAPELAGELTALGVRVDVRACDVSDREQLRAALAGVPVAGVVHAAAALDDGVVTALNPDRLATAFAAKANGARHLDELTREHDLAFFALFSSAAGVLGSPGQAGYAAANTYLDALAAHRRARGLPAHSLAWGLWAQGTGLTAPVLGTRAEAPVRPLSTAEGLALFDRVLSGGPALTVPARRTAPARRAARPTAGAVATDTGFATRVAGLAPAERKRELLRLVRDHAAALLGFGGRDEVDPRRTFLKSGFDSLTSVELRNRLSASTGLRLPPTAVFDFPTPDALAAKLAEDLAPAEDTAPEHELLAALDRVEAALRGEHTDEALRAALTERLTGLARPGGEDTAALHTADADELFAFIHDELGMGKSE, translated from the coding sequence ATGGCTGACCCGGACAAGCTCCGCGAGTACCTCCGGATGGCCTCGGCGGAGCTGCACACCCTGCGCGCCCGCGTGCGGGAGCTGGAGACCCCGGAGCCGGTCGCGGTGATCGGTACCGCCTGCCGCTACCCGGGCGGGGTGCGCACCCTGGCCGACCTGTGGCGCGTGGTCGAGGACGGCGTGGACACCACCGGCGAGTTCCCCACCGACCGGGGCTGGCGCAGCACCGGGCGCGGGGCGTTCCTGGACGACGCCGCCGCCTTCGACCCGGCCTTCTTCGGGGTCTCCCCGCTGGAGGCCAAGGGTTTGGACCCGCAGCAGCGGCTGGCCCTGGAACTGTCCTGGGAGGCCTTGGAGGACGCCGGGATCGTGCCGGACTCCCTGCGCGGCGGGCCGGTCGGCGTGTACCTCGGTGCCGCCTACCAGGGCTACGACACGCTCGCCGAGGACGCCTCGGAGGTGCTGTTCGGCAACCTGTCCAGCGTCATCTCCGGCCGCGTCGCCTACACCCTGGGCCTGTCCGGCCCGGTGCTGACCGTGGACACCGCCTGCTCGTCCTCGCTGGTCGCCGTGCACTTGGCGTGCACCGCGCTGCGCCGCGGCGAGTGCGACACCGCGCTCGCGGGCGGGGTCTCGGTGCAGGTGCTGGCCGAGCTGTTCACCGAGTTCGCCCGGCAGCAGGGCCTGTCCGCGGACGGCCGCTGCCGCGCCTTCGCCGAGCAGGCCGACGGCACCGGGTTCGCCGAGGGCGCCGGGGTGCTGGTGCTGCGCCGCCTGTCCGACGTGGGCCACGAGGACCGGGTGCTGGCCCTGCTGCGCGGCAGCGCGGTCAACTCCGACGGCGCCTCCAACGGCCTCACCGCCCCGTCCCGGCCCGCGCAGGAACGTGTCATCCGCGCCGCGCTGGCCGACGCTGGACTGTCTACTTCGGACATCGACCTGGTCGAGGGCCACGGCACCGGAACCAAGCTGGGCGACCCGATCGAGATCGGCGCGCTGGCCGCCACCTACGGCAGCCGAGGCGACGGGCGACCGGTGTGGCTGGGCTCGGTGAAGTCCAACCTCGGCCACACCCAGGCCGCCGCCGGGGTGGCCGGGGTGCTCAAGGTCATCGCCGCGCTGCGCGAGGGCCTGCTGCCCCAGAGCCTGCACGCCGAACAGCCCACCGGCCGCGCCGAGTGGGGCGGCGTCCGGCTGCTCTCCCAGGCCCGGCCGTGGCCCGAGCTGGACCGCCCGCGCCGCGCCGGGGTGTCGGCCTTCGGCGCTTCCGGCACCAACGCGCACGTGATCGTCGAGCAGGCCCCGGCACGGACCGCCGCACCCGAGGTCATCGACCCGGCGGTGCTGCCCTTCGTGCTGTCCGGCCGCACCGCCGCCGACGTGCGCGCGCAGGCCGAGCGGCTGCGCGCGCACGTCGAGGCCGCTCCCGGGCTCAGCCTGTCCGCGCTGGCCCGCTCGCTGGTGGTCAGCCGCACCGTCTTCGACCACCGCACGACCGTGGTCGCCCACGACCGGGCCGAGCTGCTGGCGCTGCTGACCGCCTGCGCCCAGGGCGAACCGCACGCCCAGGTGGTCACCGGGCAGGCCTTCACCGAGAAGGCGCCGGTGTTCGTCTTCCCCGGCCAGGGCTCGCAGTGGCTGGGCATGGGGCTGGCACTGTGGGAGCAGTCCCCGGAGTTCGCCGCCTCGATGACCGCCTGCGCACAGGCTTTCGCCGCGCACGTGGACTGGGACCTGCGCACCGTGCTCGCCGACGCCGACCAGCTGGCCCGGGTGGACGTGGTGCAGCCCGCGCTGTTCGCGGTGCTGGTGTCCCTGGCCCAGGTGTGGCGCGCGCACGGCGTGGCCCCCGGGGCGGTGGTGGGCCACTCGCAGGGTGAGATCGCCGCCGCACACGTGGCCGGGGCACTGTCCCTTGAGGACGCGGCACGCGTGGTGTGCTTGCGCAGCAGGCTGATCGCGCAGCGCCTGGCCGGGCTGGGCGGCATGGCCTCGGTGCCGCTGCCCCTGGCCGAGGCCCAGCGCCTGGCCGAACCGCACGGGCTGTCCGTGGCCGCGGTCAACGGGCCCGCCTCGATCGTGCTCGCCGGACCCGCCGAGGGCATCGCCGCCCTGGTCGCGGCGGACGAGCGGGTGCGTCGCATCGACGTGGACTACGCCTCGCACTCCGCCTACGTGGAGGAGATCCGCGAGGAGCTGCTGGAGGTGCTGGCTCCCATCCGGCCGCGCACCGGCACCGTCCCGCTGTACAGCGCGGTCACCGGCAAGCCCGTCGACGGCACCGGGCTGGACGCCCGCTACTGGTTCACCAACCTGCGCCAGCGCGTGGACTTCGCCGGTGCGGTCGCCGCGCTGAGCGCCGACGGCTTCGACGTCTTCGCCGAGCTGAGCCCGCACCCGGTGCTCACCACCGCGGTCGAGCACACTGTCACCGAGAGCGCCCCGGACTCCCCGGTCGCCACCACCGGCACGCTGCGCCGCGACGCGGGCGGGACCACCCAGCTGCTCCAGTCGCTGGCCGTCCTGCACGCAGCCGGGTGCCCGGTCGACCTGTCCCGCGCCTGGCCCGAGGGCACGCCCCTGGTACCGCTGCCCACCTACGCCTTCGCCCACGAGCGCTACTGGCTGGAGGGGCGCCGGACCAGCGGCGATCCCGCGTCGGTCGGCCTGACCGCCACCGGGCACCCGCTGCTCGGCGCGGCCACGCACCTGCCCTCGGCCGGGCGCACCGTGCTCTCCGGCTCGCTGTCCCCGGCCACGCTGCCGTGGCTGGCCGACCACGAGGTGCACGGCTCCGTGCTGCTGCCGGGCGCGGCCTTCGTGGAGCTGGCCGTGCGCGCCGGGGACGAGGTTGACCGCCCGGTGCTGGCCGAGCTGACCGTGCACGCCCCGCTGGTACTGCCCGGGGGCGGCGCGGTGGCCGTGCAGGTCGCCGTCGACGGGGAGGGGCACGCCCAGATCCACTCCCGCACCGGCGAGGGCTCCTGGACCCACCACGCCGACGCCGTGCTCACCGCCGAGCCCGTGCCCGCCGCCGAGCTGACCTGGCCGCCCGCCGGGGAGGCCGTGGACACCGGCGCCTTCTACGACACCCTGGCCGCCGACGGCCTGCGGTACGGCCCCGCCTTCCAGGGCGTGCGCGCGGTCTGGCGGTCCGGGAACGAGCTGTACGCCGAGGTCGCGCTGCCCGAGCAGGTCACCGAGGGCGGCTACGTGCTGCACCCGGCCCTGCTGGACGCCGCGCTCCAGGTCGTCGCCTTCGGCGCGGGGGAGCGCGGCCGGGCCGTGCTGCCCTTCGCCTGGACCGGGGTCACCGCACACGCCCAAGGCGCCCGGGCGCTGCGCGTGCGGATCACCGTGCGGGACAACGGTGACCTCGCGCTGACCGCCACCGATCCCGGCGGCCGTCCCGTGCTCACCGTCGGCGCGCTGCGCTCCCGGCCGGTCAACCCCGGCCAGCTCGGTGGCACCGCCGACCTGCTGTCCACTGTGGACTGGCAGCCGGTGGCCGCCGGGACCGGAGAGCCCGTGCCACACACCGTGCACGAGGCCCGCACCGGCACGCCGCTGGAGGTGGCCACCGATGTGCTGGCCGCCGTGCAGGACTGGCTGGCCGTGGACCGCGGCGAGGCCCTGCTGGTGGTGCTCACCCGAGGCGCGGTCGAACCGGTCACCGACCCGGCGCAGGCCGCCGCGTGGGGCCTGGTGCGCGCGGCCCAGGCCGAGCACCCCGGGCGCCTCCTGCTCGTCGACGCCGACGGACCCGGCCTGGACTGGCTGCCCCGCGCGGTCGCCACCGGCGAACCCCAGCTGGCCGTGCGCGCCGGAGCCTTCCTGGCCCCGCGCCTGGTGCCCGCCGAGAGCACCGGTGGGTTCCCGGCCGTGCCCGAGGGCGGCGCGGTGGTCGTCACCGGCGGGACCGGCGGCCTGGGCGCGCTGGTCGCCCGGCACCTGGCCACCGAGCACGGCGTCCGGCACCTGGTCCTGCTCAGTCGCACCGGTCAGGCCCCCGAGCTCGCCGGGGAGCTGACCGCGCTCGGCGTGCGCGTGGACGTGCGCGCCTGCGACGTCAGCGACCGCGAGCAGCTGCGCGCGGCCCTGGCCGGGGTACCGGTGGCCGGGGTGGTGCACGCCGCCGCCGCGCTGGACGACGGTGTGGTCACCGCGCTCAACCCCGACCGGCTGGCCACCGCCTTCGCCGCCAAGGCCAACGGCGCCCGCCACCTGGACGAGCTGACCCGCGAGCACGACCTGGCCTTCTTCGCGCTGTTCTCCTCCGCCGCCGGGGTGCTCGGCTCCCCGGGCCAGGCGGGCTACGCCGCCGCGAACACCTACCTGGACGCCCTGGCCGCGCACCGCCGTGCCCGGGGACTGCCCGCGCACTCGCTGGCCTGGGGCCTGTGGGCGCAGGGCACCGGGCTCACCGCGCCAGTGCTGGGCACCCGTGCCGAGGCTCCGGTGCGTCCGCTGAGCACGGCCGAGGGCCTGGCGCTGTTCGACCGGGTCCTGTCCGGCGGGCCCGCGCTGACCGTGCCCGCCCGGCGCACCGCCCCCGCCCGCCGCGCGGCCCGGCCGACCGCGGGGGCGGTGGCCACCGACACCGGGTTCGCCACCCGGGTGGCCGGGCTGGCCCCGGCCGAGCGCAAGCGCGAGCTGCTCCGCCTGGTCCGCGACCACGCCGCCGCCCTGCTGGGCTTCGGCGGCCGCGACGAGGTCGACCCCCGGCGCACCTTCCTCAAGTCCGGCTTCGACTCGCTCACCTCGGTCGAGCTGCGCAACCGCCTGTCCGCCTCGACCGGCCTGCGGCTGCCCCCGACCGCGGTGTTCGACTTCCCCACCCCGGACGCGCTGGCCGCCAAGCTGGCCGAGGACCTGGCTCCCGCAGAAGACACCGCGCCCGAACACGAGCTCCTGGCCGCACTGGACCGCGTCGAGGCGGCCCTGCGCGGCGAGCACACCGACGAGGCGCTGCGCGCGGCCCTCACCGAACGGCTCACCGGCCTGGCCCGGCCGGGCGGCGAGGACACCGCCGCCCTGCACACCGCCGACGCCGACGAGCTGTTCGCCTTCATCCACGACGAACTCGGCATGGGCAAGTCCGAGTAG
- a CDS encoding LysR family transcriptional regulator, with product MASRGRSLDGPGPLEAEDNRAFAPRSLHKIDFNLMIPLHALLVEVNVTRAAERTMVGQPAMSASLSRLRKHFGDELLVRNGRALELTPFASSLVEPVTEVLEQMHAVMGRNAEVDPASMHRTFSVVTSDYVSIVLLKKLLAVLAELAPQVRLEILQPAEGLVTTMRRTSSDFVIAPSGLIPAEFEHFGSVHLFDDDTLMAVDRNNTRVGDRITVEELSRQRMLVFEVQQEGLPWVNQARTTVSTSAGYFTVTMQLLAGSQMSCLVQRKLFDLYGEAVGLREVEVADLALPVLRETLYWHPRHTGDPEHRWVRQKLVEIAATL from the coding sequence ATGGCATCTCGTGGCCGGTCCCTGGACGGTCCGGGGCCGCTGGAGGCCGAGGACAACCGCGCGTTCGCGCCGAGGTCGCTGCACAAGATCGACTTCAACCTGATGATCCCGTTGCACGCGCTGCTGGTTGAGGTCAACGTGACCCGCGCGGCCGAGCGGACCATGGTCGGCCAGCCCGCGATGAGCGCCTCGCTGTCCCGGCTGCGCAAGCACTTCGGCGACGAGCTGCTGGTGCGCAACGGCCGCGCGCTGGAGCTGACCCCCTTCGCCTCCTCGCTGGTCGAGCCGGTCACCGAGGTGCTGGAGCAGATGCACGCGGTGATGGGCCGCAACGCCGAGGTCGACCCGGCCTCGATGCACCGCACCTTCTCCGTGGTCACCAGCGACTACGTCTCCATCGTGCTGCTCAAGAAGCTGCTGGCGGTGCTGGCCGAGCTGGCGCCGCAGGTTCGGCTGGAGATCCTGCAGCCCGCCGAGGGGCTGGTCACCACCATGCGCCGCACCAGCTCCGACTTCGTGATCGCCCCCAGCGGGCTGATCCCGGCCGAGTTCGAGCACTTCGGCTCGGTGCACCTGTTCGACGACGACACGCTGATGGCGGTGGACCGGAACAACACCCGGGTCGGCGACCGGATCACCGTGGAGGAGCTGAGCCGCCAGCGGATGCTGGTCTTCGAGGTGCAGCAGGAGGGCCTGCCCTGGGTCAACCAGGCGCGCACCACCGTCTCCACCAGCGCCGGGTACTTCACCGTCACCATGCAGCTGCTCGCGGGCAGCCAGATGTCCTGCCTGGTGCAGCGCAAGCTGTTCGACCTCTACGGCGAGGCGGTCGGGCTGCGCGAGGTCGAGGTGGCGGACCTGGCGCTGCCGGTGCTGCGGGAGACGCTGTACTGGCACCCCCGGCACACCGGCGACCCGGAGCACCGGTGGGTGCGGCAAAAGCTGGTGGAGATCGCCGCCACGCTGTGA
- a CDS encoding zinc-binding dehydrogenase, producing MTGAALPPLPPGRWQVDCRAPGGLDGLAVVEDGRAEEPLGPKDVRIAVRAAGVNHRDLLSVLDPGSGCPLLGVEAAGEVVATGALVHDLVPGDRVLGLLPGAFAPVAVTDRRLLTRLPSGWSFTDGASAPVAYVTAWYALRELAGLTGGESLLVHAAATGVGSAAVRLARLWGVDVHTTASRAKWHAVRALGVPPERISCSRTPEFASRVLAATGGRGVDVVLNALTGELLDATVRVTAPGGRFLALGVLDVREDLGPSVRQLRVDLAEAGVPRVAAIFAALAPHFAAGGLPPLPVTTFDVRRVREAFGLLHEGRHIGKVVLTVPPGASSRPAAA from the coding sequence ATGACCGGGGCGGCCCTGCCCCCGCTGCCGCCGGGGCGCTGGCAGGTCGACTGCCGCGCCCCCGGCGGGCTGGACGGCCTCGCCGTCGTCGAGGACGGGCGGGCGGAGGAACCCCTGGGCCCCAAGGACGTGCGGATCGCGGTCCGCGCCGCCGGGGTGAACCACCGCGACCTGCTCAGCGTGCTCGACCCCGGCAGCGGCTGCCCGCTGCTGGGCGTGGAGGCCGCGGGCGAGGTCGTGGCCACCGGCGCGTTGGTCCACGACCTCGTCCCGGGGGACCGGGTGCTGGGCCTGCTGCCGGGCGCGTTCGCCCCGGTCGCGGTCACCGACCGGCGGCTGCTCACCCGGCTGCCCTCCGGCTGGAGCTTCACCGACGGTGCCTCGGCACCAGTCGCCTACGTCACCGCCTGGTACGCCCTGCGCGAGCTGGCCGGGCTGACCGGGGGTGAGTCGCTGCTGGTGCACGCCGCCGCGACCGGGGTCGGCTCGGCCGCGGTGCGGCTGGCCCGGCTGTGGGGCGTGGACGTGCACACCACCGCCAGCCGCGCGAAGTGGCACGCGGTGCGGGCGCTGGGCGTGCCCCCGGAGCGCATCAGCTGCTCCCGCACCCCGGAGTTCGCCAGCCGGGTGCTCGCCGCGACCGGCGGGCGCGGGGTGGACGTGGTGCTCAACGCGCTGACCGGGGAGCTGCTCGACGCGACCGTGCGGGTGACCGCGCCGGGCGGGCGGTTCCTGGCCCTGGGTGTGCTGGACGTGCGGGAGGACCTGGGGCCGTCCGTGCGACAGCTGCGGGTGGACCTGGCCGAGGCCGGGGTGCCCCGGGTGGCGGCCATCTTCGCCGCGCTGGCCCCGCACTTCGCGGCGGGCGGGCTGCCGCCGCTGCCGGTCACCACCTTCGACGTGCGGCGGGTGCGCGAGGCCTTCGGGCTCTTGCACGAGGGCAGGCACATCGGCAAGGTCGTGCTGACCGTGCCGCCGGGCGCGTCCTCGCGCCCGGCGGCGGCGTGA